From Orcinus orca chromosome 3, mOrcOrc1.1, whole genome shotgun sequence, a single genomic window includes:
- the REXO1 gene encoding RNA exonuclease 1 homolog isoform X1 codes for MLRSTGFFRTIDCPYWAGAPGGPCRRPYCHFRHRGARGPGAPGEGGAAPPAAGLGYDPYNPELPKPPAQRENGALGRGAEPRSDILELELVNQAIEAVRSEVELEQRRYRELLETAREHGSAEAPALAPHGPTAGLDGDTFSLSFEYNPGGRGLLSPDASYQPTPLASPTEPGTKYSLASLDRGQGHGGGAGGTLEYVPKAVGQPRRYGRPISSGKYVVDNSKPSTDLEYDPLSNFSARLLSRASTKDDRAPKRPRGSRGSEPYTPAPKKPCDPFGGCDARFSDSDDDTAAAPGDRLATASPPRARVGPESKALGKPGSREGPEPEEGSLRETKEMAVQYDVGDLGQPAKGPGGLPPAKPSSPGRASQERSSPKEGRPKKKKSGGPPAAGRKDGVGKTGRGQDGEHGRPAEKPCVDRRGPRAGSPRYRAERPQGTKKKPSSATPVASSGKGRPEGPGSRPSPAQGAAHQLPDRTGRKTPSGKLAQRKARSLDEGAPRGAPKLPRRALSHAELFGDESEDEDPGPEAPTPRPPALPSLSCSSDSDSDSSLGLCGTQGPPKRLKASPPPSASRSSPPRPSSSSSGAGSDVDYSALEKEVDFDSDPMEECLRIFNESTAVKTEDKGRLARQPPKEEKTEEQGHSGLTTLFPGQKRRISHLSKQGKEAEPTSRGPAPPTRPPTAQEVCYRRAQQAQRESASRLQAAQPLAEKQSSMHISAPGEKRRIAHVPNPLLAAAPTGAKRTLSAGSSQPPNGPEPGSQPLKTRTLSGMASKTTATVAPKRVAHSPSLQSLKKPVIPKEFGGKVPTVIRQRYLNLFIEECLKFCSSNQEAIEKALNEEKVAYDRSPSKNIYLNVAVNTLKKLRGLGPGTGPGLNKPSGRRVVSHEVVLGGKLAAKTSFSLSRPSSPRVEDLKGATLYSRLKEYLLTEAQLKENGYPFPHPEKPGGAVIFTAEEKKPKDSACRVCCRCGAEYLVSSSGRCVRDEECYYHWGRLRRNRVAGGWETQYTCCSAAIGSTGCQVAKQHVQDGRKENLEGFVKTFEKELSGDAHPGVYALDCEMSYTTYGLELTRVTVVDTELQVVYDTFVRPDNEIVDYNTRFSGVTEADLTDTSISLRDVQAVLLSMFSSDTILIGHSLESDLLALKVIHSTVVDTSVLFPHRLGLPYKRSLRNLMADYLRQIIQDNVDGHSSSEDASACMHLVIWKIREDAKTKR; via the exons GGCTCGGTTATGACCCGTACAACCCCGAGCTGCCCAAGCCCCCTGCCCAGAGGGAGAATGGCGCCCTGGGCAGAGGTGCCGAGCCCCGCTCAGACatcctggagctggagctggtcAACCAGGCCATCGAGGCCGTGCGCTCTGAGGTGGAGCTGGAGCAGAGGCGCTACCGGGAGCTCCTGGAGACGGCCCGGGAGCATGGCTCGGCCGAGGCCCCCGCCCTGGCGCCCCACGGCCCCACTGCCGGCCTGGATGGGGACACCTTCTCTCTATCCTTCGAATACAACCCCGGCGGCCGTGGCCTGTTAAGCCCCGATGCCAGCTACCAGCCCACGCCTCTGGCCAGCCCCACCGAGCCTGGCACCAAGTACTCGCTGGCCTCTCTGGACCGGGGTCAGGGCCATGGTGGAGGGGCTGGTGGCACCCTGGAGTACGTCCCCAAGGCCGTGGGCCAGCCCCGGCGGTATGGCCGCCCCATCTCCAGCGGCAAGTACGTGGTGGACAACTCCAAGCCATCTACAGACCTGGAATACGACCCCCTGTCCAACTTCTCCGCCCGCCTGCTCAGCAGGGCCAGCACCAAGGACGACAGGGCCCCCAAGCGGCCCCGGGGCTCCCGCGGCAGTGAGCCCTACACACCTGCACCCAAGAAGCCCTGTGACCCCTTCGGCGGCTGCGACGCCAGGTTCTCAGACTCTGACGATGATACCGCTGCTGCTCCGGGTGACAGGCTCGCCACCGCCAGCCCCCCGAGAGCCCGAGTGGGCCCTGAGAGCAAGGCCCTGGGGAAGCCGGGCTCTAGGGAGGGCCCAGAGCCTGAGGAGGGCAGCCTTCGGGAGACCAAGGAGATGGCCGTGCAGTACGACGTGGGGGACCTCGGTCAGCCTGCCAAGGGCCCAGGCGGGCTGCCTCCTGCCAAGCCCAGTTCCCCGGGCAGGGCCTCGCAGGAGCGCAGCAGCCCCAAGGAGGGGAGacccaagaagaagaaaagcgGGGGGCCGCCGGCCGCCGGCCGCAAGGATGGTGTCGGGAAGACAGGCAGGGGTCAAGATGGAGAGCATGGGAGGCCAGCCGAGAAGCCCTGTGTGGACAGGAGGGGCCCGCGGGCCGGCAGCCCCCGGTACAGGGCGGAGCGGCCCCAAGGGACCAAGAAGAAGCCATCTTCAGCCACTCCGGTGGCCAGCTCAGGGAAAGGCCGGCCCGAGGGGCCGGGATCGCGGCCCAGCCCCGCACAAGGGGCTGCCCACCAGCTGCCAGACAGGACGGGCAGGAAGACCCCGTCAGGGAAGCTGGCACAGCGGAAGGCCCGCTCGCTGGATGAGGGTGCCCCCCGGGGTGCCCCCAAGCTGCCGAGGCGGGCCCTGAGCCACGCCGAGCTCTTCGGGGATGAGAGCGAGGACGAGGACCCGGGGCCCGAGGCGCCCACCCCGCGGCCGCCCGCCCTCCCCAGCCTCAGCTGCAGCTCCGATTCCGACTCGGACTCCAGCCTGGGCCTCTGTGGCACGCAGGGGCCGCCCAAACGCCTCAAGGCCTCCCCACCCCCGTCGGCCAGCCggtcctcccctccccgcccctcctcctcctcctcggggGCGGGCTCCGACGTGGACTACTCGGCCCTGGAGAAGGAGGTCGACTTTGACTCCGACCCCATGGAGGAGTGCCTGCGCATTTTCAACGAGTCCACCGCTGTCAAGACGGAAGACAAGGGCCGCCTGGCCCGGCAG CCCCCCAAGGAGGAGAAGACCGAGGAACAGGGGCACTCGGGGCTGACCACTCTGTTTCCTGGGCAGAAGAGGAGGATCTCTCACCTCTCCAAGCAAGGCAAGGAG GCGGAACCCACAAGCAGAGGCCCAGCGCCTCCTACCCGTCCCCCGACTGCCCAGGAGGTGTGCTACCGCCGGGCCCAGCAGGCACAGAGGGAGTCAGCCAGCCGGCTCCAGGCTGCCCAGCCGCTGGCCGAGAAGCAGTCCTCCATGCACATCTCAGCCCCCGGAGAGAAGAGGAGGATTGCCCACGTCCCCAACCCCCTCCTGGCTGCAG CCCCTACAGGTGCCAAGAGGACCCTCTCGGCCGGCAGCAGCCAGCCCCCCAATGGCCCCGAGCCGGGCAGCCAGCCCCTGAAGACGCGTACGTTGTCGGGCATGGCGTCCAAGACTACCGCCACCGTGGCCCCCAAGCGTGTGGCGCACAGTCCATCCTTACAG AGTTTAAAGAAGCCCGTTATCCCAAAAGAGTTCGGGGGCAAAGTTCCCACTGTCATCCGCCAGCGCTATCTCAACCTGTTCATTGAAGAGTGCCTCAAGTTTTGCTCTTCTAACCAGGAAGCCATAGAGAAG GCGCTCAACGAGGAGAAGGTGGCCTACGACCGGAGCCCCAGCAAGAACATCTACCTGAACGTGGCCGTGAACACCCTCAAGAAGCTGCGCGGCCTGGGCCCTGGCACCGGGCCTGGTCTCAACA aACCCAGCGGCCGGAGGGTGGTGTCCCATGAAGTGGTGCTGGGGGGCAAGTTGGCTGCCAAGACCAGCTTTTCGCTCAGCCGTCCCAGCAGCCCCCGCGTGGAGGATCTGAAAG GGGCCACCCTGTACAGCCGCCTCAAGGAGTACCTGCTCACCGAGGCCCAGCTCAAGGAGAACGGCTACCCCTTCCCGCACCCCGAGAAGCCAGGGGGCGCTGTCATCTTCACGGCCGAGGAGAAGAAGCCCAAGGACT CCGCCTGCAGGGTCTGCTGCCGCTGCGGCGCCGAGTACCTCGTGTCCTCCTCCGGCCGCTGCGTGCGCGATGAGGAGTGTTACTACCACTGGGGGCGGCTCCGCCGGAACCGAG TGGCAGGGGGCTGGGAGACTCAGTACACATGCTGCTCGGCCGCCATCGGCTCCACCGGCTGTCAGGTCGCCAAG caACACGTGCAGGACGGCCGGAAGGAAAACCTCGAAGGGTTTGTGAAGACCTTTGAGAAAGAACTTTCAGGAGATGCACACCCAGGAGTCTACGCCCTCGACTGTGAAATG TCTTACACCACGTATGGCCTGGAGCTGACGCGCGTCACGGTGGTGGACACAGAGCTCCAGGTTGTGTATGATACCTTCGTCAGGCCGGACAATGAGATCGTCGACTATAACACTAG gTTTTCAGGGGTGACTGAGGCCGACCTCACGGACACGAGCATCTCGCTGCGGGACGTCCAGGCCGTCTTGCTGAGCATGTTCAGTTCAGACACCATCCTCATCGGCCACAGCCTGGAGAGCGACCTGCTGGCCTTGAAG GTCATCCATAGCACCGTGGTGGACACGTCCGTGTTATTCCCGCATCGCCTGGGCCTCCCCTACAAGCGCTCCCTGCGGAATCTCATGGCCGACTACctcagacagatcatccaggacAATG TGGACGGGCACAGCTCCAGTGAGGACGCCAGCGCCTGCATGCACCTGGTGATCTGGAAGATCCGCGAAGACGCCAAGACCAAGCGGTGA
- the REXO1 gene encoding RNA exonuclease 1 homolog isoform X2 — protein MLRSTGFFRTIDCPYWAGAPGGPCRRPYCHFRHRGARGPGAPGEGGAAPPAAGLGYDPYNPELPKPPAQRENGALGRGAEPRSDILELELVNQAIEAVRSEVELEQRRYRELLETAREHGSAEAPALAPHGPTAGLDGDTFSLSFEYNPGGRGLLSPDASYQPTPLASPTEPGTKYSLASLDRGQGHGGGAGGTLEYVPKAVGQPRRYGRPISSGKYVVDNSKPSTDLEYDPLSNFSARLLSRASTKDDRAPKRPRGSRGSEPYTPAPKKPCDPFGGCDARFSDSDDDTAAAPGDRLATASPPRARVGPESKALGKPGSREGPEPEEGSLRETKEMAVQYDVGDLGQPAKGPGGLPPAKPSSPGRASQERSSPKEGRPKKKKSGGPPAAGRKDGVGKTGRGQDGEHGRPAEKPCVDRRGPRAGSPRYRAERPQGTKKKPSSATPVASSGKGRPEGPGSRPSPAQGAAHQLPDRTGRKTPSGKLAQRKARSLDEGAPRGAPKLPRRALSHAELFGDESEDEDPGPEAPTPRPPALPSLSCSSDSDSDSSLGLCGTQGPPKRLKASPPPSASRSSPPRPSSSSSGAGSDVDYSALEKEVDFDSDPMEECLRIFNESTAVKTEDKGRLARQPPKEEKTEEQGHSGLTTLFPGQKRRISHLSKQGKEAEPTSRGPAPPTRPPTAQEVCYRRAQQAQRESASRLQAAQPLAEKQSSMHISAPGEKRRIAHVPNPLLAAAPTGAKRTLSAGSSQPPNGPEPGSQPLKTRTLSGMASKTTATVAPKRVAHSPSLQSLKKPVIPKEFGGKVPTVIRQRYLNLFIEECLKFCSSNQEAIEKALNEEKVAYDRSPSKNIYLNVAVNTLKKLRGLGPGTGPGLNKPSGRRVVSHEVVLGGKLAAKTSFSLSRPSSPRVEDLKGATLYSRLKEYLLTEAQLKENGYPFPHPEKPGGAVIFTAEEKKPKDSACRVCCRCGAEYLVSSSGRCVRDEECYYHWGRLRRNRVFPGR, from the exons GGCTCGGTTATGACCCGTACAACCCCGAGCTGCCCAAGCCCCCTGCCCAGAGGGAGAATGGCGCCCTGGGCAGAGGTGCCGAGCCCCGCTCAGACatcctggagctggagctggtcAACCAGGCCATCGAGGCCGTGCGCTCTGAGGTGGAGCTGGAGCAGAGGCGCTACCGGGAGCTCCTGGAGACGGCCCGGGAGCATGGCTCGGCCGAGGCCCCCGCCCTGGCGCCCCACGGCCCCACTGCCGGCCTGGATGGGGACACCTTCTCTCTATCCTTCGAATACAACCCCGGCGGCCGTGGCCTGTTAAGCCCCGATGCCAGCTACCAGCCCACGCCTCTGGCCAGCCCCACCGAGCCTGGCACCAAGTACTCGCTGGCCTCTCTGGACCGGGGTCAGGGCCATGGTGGAGGGGCTGGTGGCACCCTGGAGTACGTCCCCAAGGCCGTGGGCCAGCCCCGGCGGTATGGCCGCCCCATCTCCAGCGGCAAGTACGTGGTGGACAACTCCAAGCCATCTACAGACCTGGAATACGACCCCCTGTCCAACTTCTCCGCCCGCCTGCTCAGCAGGGCCAGCACCAAGGACGACAGGGCCCCCAAGCGGCCCCGGGGCTCCCGCGGCAGTGAGCCCTACACACCTGCACCCAAGAAGCCCTGTGACCCCTTCGGCGGCTGCGACGCCAGGTTCTCAGACTCTGACGATGATACCGCTGCTGCTCCGGGTGACAGGCTCGCCACCGCCAGCCCCCCGAGAGCCCGAGTGGGCCCTGAGAGCAAGGCCCTGGGGAAGCCGGGCTCTAGGGAGGGCCCAGAGCCTGAGGAGGGCAGCCTTCGGGAGACCAAGGAGATGGCCGTGCAGTACGACGTGGGGGACCTCGGTCAGCCTGCCAAGGGCCCAGGCGGGCTGCCTCCTGCCAAGCCCAGTTCCCCGGGCAGGGCCTCGCAGGAGCGCAGCAGCCCCAAGGAGGGGAGacccaagaagaagaaaagcgGGGGGCCGCCGGCCGCCGGCCGCAAGGATGGTGTCGGGAAGACAGGCAGGGGTCAAGATGGAGAGCATGGGAGGCCAGCCGAGAAGCCCTGTGTGGACAGGAGGGGCCCGCGGGCCGGCAGCCCCCGGTACAGGGCGGAGCGGCCCCAAGGGACCAAGAAGAAGCCATCTTCAGCCACTCCGGTGGCCAGCTCAGGGAAAGGCCGGCCCGAGGGGCCGGGATCGCGGCCCAGCCCCGCACAAGGGGCTGCCCACCAGCTGCCAGACAGGACGGGCAGGAAGACCCCGTCAGGGAAGCTGGCACAGCGGAAGGCCCGCTCGCTGGATGAGGGTGCCCCCCGGGGTGCCCCCAAGCTGCCGAGGCGGGCCCTGAGCCACGCCGAGCTCTTCGGGGATGAGAGCGAGGACGAGGACCCGGGGCCCGAGGCGCCCACCCCGCGGCCGCCCGCCCTCCCCAGCCTCAGCTGCAGCTCCGATTCCGACTCGGACTCCAGCCTGGGCCTCTGTGGCACGCAGGGGCCGCCCAAACGCCTCAAGGCCTCCCCACCCCCGTCGGCCAGCCggtcctcccctccccgcccctcctcctcctcctcggggGCGGGCTCCGACGTGGACTACTCGGCCCTGGAGAAGGAGGTCGACTTTGACTCCGACCCCATGGAGGAGTGCCTGCGCATTTTCAACGAGTCCACCGCTGTCAAGACGGAAGACAAGGGCCGCCTGGCCCGGCAG CCCCCCAAGGAGGAGAAGACCGAGGAACAGGGGCACTCGGGGCTGACCACTCTGTTTCCTGGGCAGAAGAGGAGGATCTCTCACCTCTCCAAGCAAGGCAAGGAG GCGGAACCCACAAGCAGAGGCCCAGCGCCTCCTACCCGTCCCCCGACTGCCCAGGAGGTGTGCTACCGCCGGGCCCAGCAGGCACAGAGGGAGTCAGCCAGCCGGCTCCAGGCTGCCCAGCCGCTGGCCGAGAAGCAGTCCTCCATGCACATCTCAGCCCCCGGAGAGAAGAGGAGGATTGCCCACGTCCCCAACCCCCTCCTGGCTGCAG CCCCTACAGGTGCCAAGAGGACCCTCTCGGCCGGCAGCAGCCAGCCCCCCAATGGCCCCGAGCCGGGCAGCCAGCCCCTGAAGACGCGTACGTTGTCGGGCATGGCGTCCAAGACTACCGCCACCGTGGCCCCCAAGCGTGTGGCGCACAGTCCATCCTTACAG AGTTTAAAGAAGCCCGTTATCCCAAAAGAGTTCGGGGGCAAAGTTCCCACTGTCATCCGCCAGCGCTATCTCAACCTGTTCATTGAAGAGTGCCTCAAGTTTTGCTCTTCTAACCAGGAAGCCATAGAGAAG GCGCTCAACGAGGAGAAGGTGGCCTACGACCGGAGCCCCAGCAAGAACATCTACCTGAACGTGGCCGTGAACACCCTCAAGAAGCTGCGCGGCCTGGGCCCTGGCACCGGGCCTGGTCTCAACA aACCCAGCGGCCGGAGGGTGGTGTCCCATGAAGTGGTGCTGGGGGGCAAGTTGGCTGCCAAGACCAGCTTTTCGCTCAGCCGTCCCAGCAGCCCCCGCGTGGAGGATCTGAAAG GGGCCACCCTGTACAGCCGCCTCAAGGAGTACCTGCTCACCGAGGCCCAGCTCAAGGAGAACGGCTACCCCTTCCCGCACCCCGAGAAGCCAGGGGGCGCTGTCATCTTCACGGCCGAGGAGAAGAAGCCCAAGGACT CCGCCTGCAGGGTCTGCTGCCGCTGCGGCGCCGAGTACCTCGTGTCCTCCTCCGGCCGCTGCGTGCGCGATGAGGAGTGTTACTACCACTGGGGGCGGCTCCGCCGGAACCGAG TGTTCCCGGGTAGATAA